From the Buteo buteo chromosome 1, bButBut1.hap1.1, whole genome shotgun sequence genome, one window contains:
- the CRACD gene encoding capping protein-inhibiting regulator of actin dynamics isoform X2, translating into MGSVCGRRYKKKAGKFQPFKKLFGKRKKREPASDCEEAKLKPSHSFGNVCNGTFSSDEEPNGGLRSSHYSMGSRAFSHDSIFIPDGRTESEQAIQAMSQENVLGKVKTLQSADTPDLLRTMNLPGTGHEVEEKVTPVKSSRPKRQFSCSGTIETINLDAVPQAVARLDNSAAKHKLSVKPKKQRMSRKHKRLTKGSQSLTITEFEPEDLETQLYGDRYPGYNGHIIADKLIQNRDEQKQLQLAEEKRIEDHWGIFEAERIRQIVEMEEQREMEEQREMEEQRCQELEQVQKEQERRCREEERRQYLLEGETSLKTEEQTCHKEERRLLEAEKRQELEEQSWQELEKQTQKELEEPQGQELEEQKCQEKEEQQRQELEEQKHQEWKEQQRQELEEQKHQEWKEQQRQELEEQKHQEWKEQQRQELEEQKHQEWKEQQRQELEEQKHQERKEQQRRELEEQKHQEWEEQRCQELEEQRHQEWEEQRRKELEEKQRRELEEQKRLELEELRQHVIEKQCQEEEERSWLEGQKELKGKNKEEKQRQELEEKELQEAEIKLKQEKEAESLKQQKKQEEQRQHLKEKGEKTEKEQPQHVMDKKKKREEQRKHKLTKQMHLESTESVQQDELKQQKEQNEQEWNKLEEQRVDTEGQNLQQNQQEKSLEQQQDKDQLCSGGADRHLVEKLQEGSRSQKLKQPEKGNKTAEEVLAQKLKREVEAQEQKRIGEELRWQEVDERQTASRPFTFQVSSGDKQIIFQKVNLSPVMPVKGAGLSSPSIKDCRMHTASKGSHTLPSSVCVPHTAILVTGAQLCGTAVNLNQIKDTACKSLLGLTEERKNVDIPSPEKAQKKTQDPKPGSSKMKYTQETSNNQAVLAEWASIRSRILKNAENSKYERDRVSVCRHSDDWTPRGRGAPHGNLRKTLSANAKFSITPAWQKFSEASKTNSDAENISVAKGNEPVGRITGSCADSKEDVASTFKDNLAEKAKEKMETHSEMTDNTEGCKFAKDLPSFLVPSFPHSPGKELPQAELPGAQENQQNNSTKKADKPAPNGEENVSPFGIKLRRTNYSLRFHYDQQAEQRKKKRYSAGDSFDGLPDPLVTTEGEKESAVFAPQESKSSGIGRVNVLGNVKDSKDSSITVVEISQPAGTPVVLPATGQSTLPPHEKPACKSLVPQKPALAPKPTSQTPPSSPLSKMNRSNLADILGQRLVKAESDGGWRKEDRANAVHPTPSNEYKNEEEEIREKKSFFPSISIPWREKNDKKPEPLKKEKPVLQSRHSLDGSKLMEKVETSQPLWITLALQKQKGFREQQATREERRQAREAKQAEKLAKENAAVSNQSENKSSSSKTSTLQKSTTQEDEKKIETAVSRLERREQLKKSNTLPTSVTVEISDSVPSTPLAKEVAKRFSTPDANPVSTEPAWLALAKRKAKAWSDCPQIIK; encoded by the exons TCCGCTGACACTCCAGATTTGTTGAGAACAATGAATTTGCCTGGAACAGGACatgaagtggaagaaaag GTCACTCCAGTCAAATCATCGCGGCCAAAAAGACAATTTTCCTGTTCTGGCACAATTGAAACAATCAATTTGGATGCAGTTCCCCAGGCTGTTGCTCGTCTAGACAACAGTGCAGCTAAACACAAGCTGTCAGTGAAGCCAAAAAAACAGAGGATGTCAAGAAAGCACAAGAGATTGACAAAG GGATCACAAAGTTTAACGATAACAGAATTTGAGCCAGAGGACCTAGAAACTCAGCTGTATGGCGACAGATACCCAGGTTATAATGGACACATCATAGCAGACAAGCTAATCCAGAACAGAGATGAGCAGAAGCAGCTTcagctggcagaggagaaaagaattgAAGATCACTGGGGGATCTTTGAGGCTGAAAGAATAAGGCAGATTGtagaaatggaagaacaaagagaaatggaagaacaaagagaaatggaagaacaaaGGTGCCAAGAACTTGAGCAGGtgcagaaggagcaggagagaaggTGTCGTGAAGAAGAGAGGAGGCAGTATCTCCTTGAAGGAGAGAcatctttgaaaacagaagagcaaacaTGCCATAAAGAGGAGAGAAGACTGCTGGAGGCTGAAAAGAGGCAAGAGCTGGAAGAGCAGAGTTGGCAGGAACTGGAGAAGCAGACACAGAAGGAGTTGGAGGAGCCACAGGGAcaagagctggaggagcagaagtGCCAGGAAAAAGAGGAGCAACAGAGACAAGAGCTGGAGGAACAGAAGCACCAGGAATGGAAGGAGCAACAGAGACAAGAGCTGGAGGAACAGAAGCACCAGGAATGGAAGGAGCAACAGAGACAAGAGCTGGAGGAACAGAAGCACCAGGAATGGAAGGAGCAACAGAGACAAGAGCTGGAGGAACAGAAGCACCAGGAATGGAAGGAGCAACAGAGACAAGAGCTGGAGGAACAAAAGCACCAGGAACGGAAGGAGCAACAGAGACgagagctggaggagcagaaaCACCAGGAATGGGAAGAGCAGAGATGTCAGGAGTTGGAGGAGCAGAGGCATCAGGAATGGGAAGAGCAGAGGCGCAAGGAGCTTGAGGAGAAACAGAGACgagagctggaggagcagaagcGGCTAGAGCTGGAAGAATTAAGACAACATGTGATTGAAAAACAGTGtcaagaggaagaagaaagaagttgGCTGGAGGGACAAAAAGAactcaagggaaaaaataaggaagaaaaacagagacaaGAGCTAGAAGAGAAAGAGCTTcaagaagctgaaataaaactgaagcaggagaaagaagctgagagcctcaaacaacagaaaaaacaggaggaaCAAAGGCAGCatttgaaggagaaaggagaaaagacagagaaggaacAACCCCAGCATGTAATGGATAAGAAAAAGAAACgggaagagcagagaaaacaCAAGCTTACAAAACAAATGCACTTGGAAAGTACAGAAAGTGTGCAACAAGATGAActgaagcagcaaaaggaacaaaatgaaCAAGAATGGAACAagctggaagagcagagggTAGACACAGAAGGACAAAATCTTCAGCAAAACCAACAAGAAAAATCCTTGGAACAGCAACAGGATAAGGATCAGTTGTGTTCTGGAGGGGCTGATAGGCATCTGGTAGAGAAGCTCCAAGAAGGATCAAGATCCCAAAAACTCAAACAGCcagaaaaagggaataaaacagcagaagaagtcCTAGCCCAGAAACTGAAGAGAGAAGTTGAGGCGCAGGAGCAAAAGCGAATAGGGGAAGAGCTTCGGTGGCAAGAGGTAGATGAAAGACAAACTGCATCCAGACCCTTCACATTTCAAGTGTCTTCTGGAGATAAACAGATCATATTTCAGAAAGTAAATCTGAGTCCAGTCATGCCCGTCAAAGGAGCAGGACTCTCTTCTCCATCCATCAAAGACTGCAGGATGCACACTGCCAGCAAGGGCTCCCATACACTCCCATCATCTGTGTGTGTACCCCATACAGCTATTTTGGTTACTGGAGCACAGCTGTGTGGCACAGCAGTTAACTTGAACCAGATAAAGGACACGGCTTGTAAATCATTACTTGGCttaacagaagagagaaaaaatgtggACATTCCTTCACCAGAGaaagcccagaaaaaaacccaggatcCCAAGCCCGGCAgcagtaaaatgaaatacacaCAAGAGACATCGAACAACCAGGCTGTACTAGCTGAGTGGGCCTCTATCCGCTCCAGAATCCTGAAgaatgcagaaaacagcaaatatgAGAGAGATCGAGTAAGTGTCTGCAGACACAGTGACGACTGGACACCCCGAGGACGGGGTGCTCCACATGGCAACTTGAGGAAGACTCTCTCTGCCAATGCGAAGTTCTCAATAACACCAGCATGGCAGAAATTTTCAGAAGCTTCAAAAACCAATTCAGACGCTGAGAATATAAGTGTGGCAAAAGGCAATGAACCAGTGGGAAGAATCACTGGCTCATGTGCTGACTCAAAGGAGGATGTGGCTTCCACTTTTAAGGATAACTTAGCTGAAAAGGCTAAGGAGAAAATGGAAACCCATAGTGAAATGACAGACAACACAGAAGGCTGTAAATTTGCAAAAGATCTTCCATCTTTCCTTGTTCCAAGTTTTCCTCATTCTCCAGGTAAAGAATTACCCCAGGCAGAACTTCCTGGTGCTCAGGAAAATCAGCAGAATAacagcacaaaaaaagcagataaaCCAGCACCAAAcggagaagaaaatgtttctccttttgGGATAAAGTTACGAAGGACAAACTACTCTTTACGTTTCCATTATGATCAACAGgctgagcaaaggaaaaagaaaagatacagtGCAGGAGACAGTTTTGATGGTTTGCCTGACCCACTAGTTACAACAGAAGGTGAGAAAGAATCCGCTGTTTTTGCTCCGCAAGAGAGTAAATCCTCTGGCATAGGGAGAGTGAACGTCCTTGGTAATGTGAAAGACTCAAAAGACTCTTCAATTACTGTGGTGGAGATTTCGCAACCAGCAGGCACACCAGTGGTCCTACCAGCCACTGGCCAGAGCACTTTACCCCCTCATGAGAAACCAGCATGCAAGTCACTGGTCCCACAGAAACCTGCTTTAGCTCCAAAGCCCACCAGCCAGACACCACCATCGTCTCCTCTCTCTAAAATGAACAGATCAAACCTAGCTGATATACTAGGGCAAAGGTTGGTTAAAGCTGAATCAGACGGTGGCTGgagaaaagaagacagagcaAATGCAGTGCACCCCACACCATCCAATGAGtacaaaaatgaagaggaagaaatcagagaaaagaaGTCATTTTTCCCATCTATAAGTATtccatggagagaaaaaaatgacaaaaagccTGAGCCGCTAAAGAAAg aaaagccaGTCCTCCAGAGCAGGCACTCTTTAGATGGCTCTAAATTGATGGAGAAAGTTGAAACTTCACAACCACTTTGGATTACATTagcactgcaaaagcaaaagggGTTTCGTGAGCAGCAAGCTacaagggaagagaggagacaAGCCAGAGAGGCAAAGCAAGCAGAGAAGCTGgctaaagaaaat GCTGCTGTAAGTAAtcagtcagaaaataaaagtagcagcagcaaaacaagcaCACTGCAGAAATCTACAACTCAAGAAGACGAGAAGAAAATTGAGACTGCAGTGTCAAGACTAGAAAGAAGGGAGCAGCTAAAAAAGTCGAACACACTTCCAACTTCTGTGACAG TGGAAATTTCAGATTCTGTTCCGTCGACCCCACTTGCAAAGGAGGTGGCCAAGAGATTCTCTACGCCTGATGCTAACCCTGTGTCAACAGAACCAGCCTGGCTTGCATTAGccaagaggaaagcaaaagcctgGAGTGACTGTCCACAGATCATAAAGTAA